The sequence TCCTTGCGGTTGTATTATCAGTTATTGCTTACATGGTGATCACCTGAAAATACTTTTGTGATGAAAAGACTTGGGTGTACTGAAAGAGAAGTCAATAATTTGAGGATAATAGAAATGAGTTATCATTCTCCTTACGAAATCATTGCACAAGGCGCAAAAGCCGGAAGATACCGGATGTCGCTCCCTGGCTGGAATCTCCTTCTTCGTGGTGGAATGGCCGGAGCATATATGGGAATGGGTGGAGTCCTGATGATTATTGTATCATCAGGTGTTGCCGCAACGCTTGGGATAGGGATCGCTCAGTTTCTCATGGGTCTTGTATTCCCTCTTGGACTAATCCTGATTGTACTGACCGGTGCTGAACTATTTACCGGAGATGCGATGCTGGCACCATTTGCCGCATTTTCATTTAATACTGGAATACTTTCAGTTTTCAGGATCTGGATTCTGTCATATCTTGGGAATATAATAGGGGCATTCGGGTTTGCAGGGCTGATTACATTCGGAGTGTTACTTCAGCCAGGTTCTGAAGGATACGCGGCTGGATCCTATGCTGTTTCTATGGTGGCATTTGCTGCGGAGCGATGTAGCTACCCGGGAGCAGCAGGGATACTTTCATGTTTCTTAAAAGCTCTTGCAGCCGGATGGCTCCTGAACCTGGCGGTTCTTCTTGGAATCTGTGCCGATGATGCGATTGGAAAAATTGCAGGAATATGGTTTCCATCAATGGCTTTAGCATCAACCGGGATGGAACATGCGATCACAAATGCCTGCCTGATACCTGCAGGACTTTTCTCAGCCCCGTATCTTACTCCGTTACAGGTAGCAGAAGTCGGACCACTTGCAGGAAATCTCGCATGGAGTGTTTTTCTCCTCAATAACCTTCTACCAGTCACCCTTGGAAATCTTGTTGGAGGACTGGTCTTCTCAGGCATACTTCTCTGGATAGCCTTTCAAAAGGAAATTAGATCGTAATGAGGTTTAGGAATACCAATTGAGGTACTCCTCAAAATGGTGAATATGACAACTGACCGGAAAGGGAATACCAATTGTTGAGATAATGGCCTCACCCCGGTCAAGCGTCTGAATTTCGGTATCCAGAATTCTGAGATCATGTTTCGCAGATGAAGCGATAATCTCACGATCCTGGCGATCAGCAAGCCCCATTACAATAAGAGTGTTCATCTGGGCTAATACCCGTTGATCAATATTTTTTGGTTGTTGGGTAATTACACCTATCCCAACACCAAATTTACGCCCTTCCATTGCTATCTCACGAAATATTCCAGTCTTTTCAGATCGCTGAGAAAGAACACGTTGAGCTTCTTCAATTGAAATGAGAATATTCCCATTTGTTTGCGATAAACCTTCATTTATAAACCGGTTTTGCCGGTCTTTAAAAATAGACCGGGATATCGCTGAGAGAACAAACAATTCAGCAGCATCACTCATCCCAGGAATGTCAATCAAGACAACTTTGTTCTCGTCAAGAGCAGAGATAATCTCCGGAAATGATGATTCTGTTTTATTGACAAAACCAGACGTGAGATCTAGAAGAGTTCTTATCTGTCGCTGAACCAGACGCAGTGCATCAGGTGACGCAGACCTGACTCGTTGAGCTATATCCTGATGATTTCCGATGTATGCTGTCGTCCGAAGATGAGATGGAAGTGATTCGACATCATCATGTATAAAAAAATCAAGAATCTCGTCGGTTTTAAATGGCATCAGAAGATGGATGACTTCATATTGATCGTGCGAAAGGTCAAAAATCAGACCCAGATCTGCTATGGAGAGATCAGAATGTGATATCTTCAACGGTTTTAATCCATGCATTCTGGCAAATGACTCATCCCGGATAGTAAAAACAGAAAGTCCTACATGAGCCAGAGGGTGGTGGACAAGTCCGCAAGCATGAGGATCTCCTGGTTGTCCGGTTGCATATTCCCCATGAGGATCGGTAAGGAGAATCCCGGCTTTTCTCGTAACGATAGCCGATGCACACAACACTTTCATGAGATTGCTTTTTCCCATCCCGGTCGTTGCAAAAATCCCCAAATGCTGATTTAATACAGAAGGAGGAATTCCAACAGGGATCTCAGAAATCAACCGGTTCCCACTCATCATACATCCCATTTCAAGATCTCCCATGAACATATTAAGAAGAGAGATTTCTTCTGTATCCATCCCGCGAACCGGAGAATGTAGTGGAGGGATTGTCCGGGGCTTTCGAAAGATGTTATCTGATCCGATACAACCAATAGGAAATCCAGTGACCAGGACTCCTCCGGATTCATATTCATGATGCATGCCGGTGACTCGTGTAAAATACCTGATGCTTTTTTTCTCATCTGATACGACAACCAGTTCCCCAACAGCAGTCATGCTCTCCGACGGAACAATCCACCGATACGTCAGAACATCTGTCCCGGTCAGTTGGTTATACCTATCCTCCATAGTATGATAGGTGTATCAATCCGGATGTAATAATAATTGAACGATACGTATACCCATCCTTGGTATTTGATAAAACTGAGTAAAAACAGGAAGCGAAGACTACTTGAACCATGAAACTGTACAAAATTACATGCAAAATCTGTGTATCAAAATTGCGGGGCATATTCTTTTTCTTGCAGTGATTTCTTTGGTTTTAATATCCAGTGCATATGCTGCTCTTGTCCCCTGTGGAGACAGTTCTTATGATCCTGGGAAGCAAGCCTGTTGTCAGGGAACGGTCTATGATGACAAATCAAAAATTGTCCCCTGCGGTGACAGTTGCTATGATCCAAGTACACAATCGTGTTGTAGAGGTCAGGTATATGACGGGCTTATGTGGGGAGAATGCAAAGGAGTCTGTTTTAATAAAGAAAAGCAGGTCTGTTGTGAAGGATACCCAGTAAATGGCAGCAGATGTTTGTCAACCTGCCATGGTGTACAGTTTAATCCCGATACTCAGTCGTGTTGTAATGGTCAGATACTTGACGGCAGGTTCTGGCGAGCCTGTGGAGACGAATGTTATGATTCATCAACCCAGTCATGTTGTAATAATAAAACCTACGAAGGTGCGAACTGGAAAGAATGTGGTAATGCCTGTTATGATTCTGAAATCCAGTTTTGCTCACAAAATAAAGTATATGATGGAAAGGGTGTGATGTTTTGTGGAGGAAAAACGTTTGATCCTAAAAGCCAGTCATGTTGCAATGGGATAGTGTATGATGGATTTGGATACCAGCCATGTGGAGATACCTGTTTTAATCCAAAGGTCCAAACCTGCTGCCAGGAACAGGTTTATGATGGAACCGGATATCAGCCATGTGGAGATGGATGTTATAACCCGAAAACCCAATCATGCTGTCAAAAGCAGGTATTTGATGGGATAGGCTATCAAAAATGCGGGGATACCTGCTATAATCCAAAAACACAGACCTGTTGCCGGGGTGCTGTACTCGAAGGTAAGCAGGACTGCCAGTATTGATCAACCAGCAATCAATCCAAAACCAGATTCATTATTTTTTTTTATAAAAATCCCACCCAAGGTGTGGAACTATCTAATCCATTTTTATACCACAGGCGTATGGAATCGTTTCTCTTATTGCATCATGACACCAACCATATAACAGGTGATTTTATGTCAAAACGGGCGGTAGATGCCGTATTTCAGGGACTATACCTGCTAACTGATGTCAGAGGCATACTTCGGGACACCGTCCCGCACCATCGATTATCAGCGGAGCAAAAAACAGAAGCAGAAAAAATTCTTGGGAAGTTGGAGAAACAAGTTGCAATATTAAAGGAGGAACTCCTCTTATGAACTGCGGTGAAGGTATTGACACCAGACAGATTGACGAGCTTTTCATCAATCTTGATCCCATTCAGGCAGGTGGTCGGCTTACCACCGATGCGATGAAAGCAGTCCTCGCATATGGAGATGGATATTCAGTCTGTGATCATTGTACAAAACCGTTCAGACTTGATCATATCTCAAAGCCACCCCTTGCTGAATTTCACAAAGATCTGGCTACATTTCTCAATATGGACACCGCACGTCTTGTCCCAGGAGCTCGACGAGGTTTTCAGGCGGTTGCAGACGCATTGGTAAAACCTGATGATCCAGTTCTTTTAACTGCATATTCTCACTATACAGAGTTTCTTTCAGTAGAGCAGGCACGAGCTCAACCGTTTGAGATACCTGCAAATGACTCGCATATTATAACCCCCGATGCTGCAGCTTCCAGGATAGAAGAGGTAATAAAAACAACAGGGAAGACTCCTGCCTTAATGTTTGTTGAACAAGTTGACTATCAGTACGGGAATCAACACCCGGTTAAGGATCTCATAAAAGTTGCTCATCAATATGATATCCCCGTTCTCTGTAACGGAGCATATACAATTGGAATTATGGAAGTAGATGGGAAAGAACTGGGTGCGGATTTTCTGGTAGGATCAGGCCATAAAAGTATGGCAGCCCCTGCACCATCAGGAGTGCTTGCAACTACCAATGAATGGGCAGAAACTGTCCTCAGAACAACCGGAGTAAAAGGTGATCTCACCGGCAGAACATTCGGAGTCAAAGAAGTGGAGATGATGGGATGCACCCTGATGGGTGTGACCTCTGTTGGAATGATGGCCTCTTTCCCTCATGTAAAGAAACGAGTGAAGGAATTTGATGCCCAGGTCAGGTACGGTAATATGATTGTTGATGCACTCCTGACAATAGATGGAACACAAGTTCAGAGTGAATACCCTCGGAGGCATACTCTGACCAGAATGAATACCACCGATTCATTTGATAAAGTAGCAAAAAAACATAAAAAGAAAGGATTCTTCCTGACAAGTGCACTTCGGGAACGGGGGATAACCGGCATTCTTGCAGGTTCAACCAGAGTCTGGAAATTCAATAGTTATGGCATAACAAAGGAACAGGCATCGTATGTTGCTGATGCATTTGTCGAGATTGCAAAAGCTGAAGGAATTGCCTGAACATTACATTTTTCAAACGAAAAAATAACCTGCTTCATAACTTTATTTTTGTTATCGTAGCCTGACTCAGTATATCGCTGATAACTGCCTTCATTGATACCTGGGCAAGAGATGCCTCTATTTGAGCAGTGTCAGACTTTGTCACCGGGCGGGGAGGCAGAGCATGGCAGGATGTGTCTCCAGGCTCTGAAGAAAATGATCCTATCTTTCGTGCCAGGGAGATAATCTCCTCTTTATCATACCCGATGAGTGGCCGGTAGATGGGAATCCCTATGCCGGTAGAGATAGAAGCAAGGTTGTGAAGTGTCTGTGTTGCAACCTGCCCCAGGTTATCTCCAGTTACAATACCATCACAGCCGGTATCTCTCGCATACTGCTCAGCAAGGAGCAGCATTGCCCGCTTGCATATAACACACCGAAGTTTTGCTTCAGAAAGATCCATTAATGCCTGATAAAGTGGTTCAGCAGGAACGGTAACCAGCCGTAATTCAAGACCAGGTACCCAACGTGAGAGGGCTGAGAGATTGTTCAACATATTTTTTGGAATATCAGTCCCACCAAACTTCCCAGGAGCAATGTGGAGAAAAACCATTCTGACACCTCTGCGCATCATGAGCCATGCAGCAACAGGTGAATCTATTCCTGCAGAGATGAGAGAGACCGCTTTTCCCTGTGTCCCATAAGGAAGACCACCAGGTCCTGGAATCCTGGTATCATATACCATTCCTCCTTCTTTGCGGGCCTCAATAAAGATCTCATATTCCGGTGTGGTCAGATCCACTTTCAGGTCTGGAATGGCAGTAATGATTCGGGAGCCTGCTTCTGCAGCAAGTTCCTGACTGGAAAATCCATCAACTCCCTCCCTCCGTGCCCGTACTGCAAATTTTGTATGAGGAACGAGATGGGATCTGGCAACCTTCAACGCAGCATCGCAGAGATCATCCATGCTGTTTCCGCAGATAGTAACCGGAGAAATATCTATGAGGCCAAAAATTCTGGAGAGCAGGAGAACAAGATCTTCAGATGACTCAGCATTCACAAGAATCCTGCTCCGGGTGATAGTAATCGATCCGTCCACATTACTCGCTTTAAGAGCTGACCGAATATTGTCACGTAATCTGTTTAAAAACTCCCTGCGCACCGGTTCGCTCTTTAAAAATATTTCTCCAAACCGGACCATCACTACCTTGCGGGTATCCTGCTCCATCTTGTCAGTACTTTAGGTTCTGTCCAAAAATGCCTGTTGTCAGGGGATGACTCTGATCAGAATGTGTTGTGCAGCCGACAAACTCTTATGCTGATCAAATCACAGGTGTATGTAATGGCTCCACGCAAAAAGAAAGACTCGGCATCAGCGCAGGAAGAAGCTCCCATGAAGCTCTTCTATATCTTTTACAGTCA comes from Methanospirillum hungatei and encodes:
- a CDS encoding formate/nitrite transporter family protein, with translation MSYHSPYEIIAQGAKAGRYRMSLPGWNLLLRGGMAGAYMGMGGVLMIIVSSGVAATLGIGIAQFLMGLVFPLGLILIVLTGAELFTGDAMLAPFAAFSFNTGILSVFRIWILSYLGNIIGAFGFAGLITFGVLLQPGSEGYAAGSYAVSMVAFAAERCSYPGAAGILSCFLKALAAGWLLNLAVLLGICADDAIGKIAGIWFPSMALASTGMEHAITNACLIPAGLFSAPYLTPLQVAEVGPLAGNLAWSVFLLNNLLPVTLGNLVGGLVFSGILLWIAFQKEIRS
- a CDS encoding ATP-binding protein translates to MEDRYNQLTGTDVLTYRWIVPSESMTAVGELVVVSDEKKSIRYFTRVTGMHHEYESGGVLVTGFPIGCIGSDNIFRKPRTIPPLHSPVRGMDTEEISLLNMFMGDLEMGCMMSGNRLISEIPVGIPPSVLNQHLGIFATTGMGKSNLMKVLCASAIVTRKAGILLTDPHGEYATGQPGDPHACGLVHHPLAHVGLSVFTIRDESFARMHGLKPLKISHSDLSIADLGLIFDLSHDQYEVIHLLMPFKTDEILDFFIHDDVESLPSHLRTTAYIGNHQDIAQRVRSASPDALRLVQRQIRTLLDLTSGFVNKTESSFPEIISALDENKVVLIDIPGMSDAAELFVLSAISRSIFKDRQNRFINEGLSQTNGNILISIEEAQRVLSQRSEKTGIFREIAMEGRKFGVGIGVITQQPKNIDQRVLAQMNTLIVMGLADRQDREIIASSAKHDLRILDTEIQTLDRGEAIISTIGIPFPVSCHIHHFEEYLNWYS
- the pscS gene encoding O-phospho-L-seryl-tRNA:Cys-tRNA synthase: MNCGEGIDTRQIDELFINLDPIQAGGRLTTDAMKAVLAYGDGYSVCDHCTKPFRLDHISKPPLAEFHKDLATFLNMDTARLVPGARRGFQAVADALVKPDDPVLLTAYSHYTEFLSVEQARAQPFEIPANDSHIITPDAAASRIEEVIKTTGKTPALMFVEQVDYQYGNQHPVKDLIKVAHQYDIPVLCNGAYTIGIMEVDGKELGADFLVGSGHKSMAAPAPSGVLATTNEWAETVLRTTGVKGDLTGRTFGVKEVEMMGCTLMGVTSVGMMASFPHVKKRVKEFDAQVRYGNMIVDALLTIDGTQVQSEYPRRHTLTRMNTTDSFDKVAKKHKKKGFFLTSALRERGITGILAGSTRVWKFNSYGITKEQASYVADAFVEIAKAEGIA
- the thiI gene encoding tRNA uracil 4-sulfurtransferase ThiI; its protein translation is MEQDTRKVVMVRFGEIFLKSEPVRREFLNRLRDNIRSALKASNVDGSITITRSRILVNAESSEDLVLLLSRIFGLIDISPVTICGNSMDDLCDAALKVARSHLVPHTKFAVRARREGVDGFSSQELAAEAGSRIITAIPDLKVDLTTPEYEIFIEARKEGGMVYDTRIPGPGGLPYGTQGKAVSLISAGIDSPVAAWLMMRRGVRMVFLHIAPGKFGGTDIPKNMLNNLSALSRWVPGLELRLVTVPAEPLYQALMDLSEAKLRCVICKRAMLLLAEQYARDTGCDGIVTGDNLGQVATQTLHNLASISTGIGIPIYRPLIGYDKEEIISLARKIGSFSSEPGDTSCHALPPRPVTKSDTAQIEASLAQVSMKAVISDILSQATITKIKL